One Nostocoides sp. HKS02 genomic window carries:
- the rpmJ gene encoding 50S ribosomal protein L36: MKVQPSVKKICDKCKVIRRHGRVMVICENLRHKQRQG, translated from the coding sequence ATGAAGGTTCAGCCGAGCGTCAAGAAGATCTGCGACAAGTGCAAGGTGATCCGCCGTCACGGCCGGGTCATGGTCATCTGCGAGAACCTGCGCCACAAGCAGCGCCAGGGTTGA
- the infA gene encoding translation initiation factor IF-1, translating into MAKKDGVIEIEGTIVEALPNAMFRVELTNGHKVLAHISGKMRQHYIRILPEDRVVVELSPYDLTRGRIVFRYR; encoded by the coding sequence ATGGCCAAAAAGGACGGTGTCATCGAGATCGAGGGCACGATCGTCGAGGCTCTCCCGAACGCCATGTTCAGGGTTGAGCTCACCAACGGTCACAAGGTTCTCGCTCACATCTCGGGCAAGATGCGTCAGCACTACATCCGGATCCTCCCCGAGGACCGCGTGGTGGTGGAGCTCAGCCCGTACGACCTGACCCGTGGCCGGATCGTCTTCCGCTACCGCTGA
- a CDS encoding DNA-directed RNA polymerase subunit alpha, whose protein sequence is MLIAQRPTLSEEVVAENRSRFAIEPLEPGFGYTLGNSLRRTLLSSIPGASVTSIRVDGVLHEFSTIPGVKEDVTEIILNIKGLVVSSEHDEPVVMYLRKTGAGAVTAADIAPPAGVEVHNPDLHIATLNGKGKVEMELTVERGRGYVSAQQNKSGDQEIGRIPVDSIYSPVLAVTYKVEATRVEQRTDFDKLIVDVETKNSMAPRDAMASAGKTLVELFGLARELNVEAEGIDMGPSPTDAALAADLALPIEDLDLTVRSYNCLKREGIHTVGELVGRSEADLLDIRNFGAKSIDEVKAKLVGMGLALKDSPPGFDPSAIADNYGDYDDEFADTADSADDGRSLAEDEQL, encoded by the coding sequence GTGCTCATTGCACAGCGCCCCACCCTCAGCGAAGAGGTCGTTGCGGAGAACCGCAGCCGCTTCGCCATCGAGCCCCTCGAGCCCGGCTTCGGCTACACGCTCGGCAACTCCCTGCGCCGCACCCTGCTCTCCAGCATCCCCGGCGCCTCGGTCACCAGCATCCGCGTCGACGGCGTGCTGCACGAGTTCTCCACGATCCCCGGGGTCAAGGAGGACGTCACCGAGATCATCCTCAACATCAAGGGTCTCGTCGTCTCCTCCGAGCACGACGAGCCGGTCGTGATGTACCTGCGCAAGACCGGCGCCGGCGCTGTCACGGCTGCCGACATCGCCCCCCCGGCTGGCGTCGAGGTGCACAACCCTGACCTGCACATCGCCACGCTCAACGGCAAGGGCAAGGTCGAGATGGAGCTGACCGTCGAGCGCGGTCGCGGCTACGTCTCGGCCCAGCAGAACAAGTCCGGCGACCAGGAGATCGGCCGTATCCCGGTCGACTCCATCTACAGCCCGGTGCTGGCCGTGACCTACAAGGTCGAGGCGACCCGTGTCGAGCAGCGCACCGACTTCGACAAGCTCATCGTCGATGTCGAGACCAAGAACTCGATGGCTCCCCGCGACGCCATGGCCTCGGCCGGCAAGACCCTCGTCGAGCTGTTCGGACTGGCCCGTGAGCTCAACGTCGAGGCCGAGGGCATCGACATGGGCCCGTCCCCGACGGACGCCGCCCTGGCCGCCGACCTGGCGCTGCCGATCGAGGACCTCGACCTGACCGTGCGGTCCTACAACTGCCTCAAGCGCGAGGGCATCCACACCGTGGGTGAGCTCGTGGGCCGCAGCGAGGCCGACCTGCTCGACATCCGCAACTTCGGTGCGAAGTCGATCGACGAGGTCAAGGCCAAGCTCGTGGGCATGGGTCTGGCGCTCAAGGACAGCCCGCCCGGGTTCGACCCGAGCGCGATCGCCGACAACTACGGCGACTACGACGACGAGTTCGCTGACACCGCCGACTCTGCCGACGACGGCCGCTCGCTGGCCGAGGACGAGCAGCTCTGA
- the map gene encoding type I methionyl aminopeptidase — MFGRSRIETKTPDQVLHMRRAGLVVGQTLQLMAQTVRPGMSTKQLDELAEEHIRGCGAVPSFLGYHGFTGSLCTSVNEEVVHGIPGSRVLAEGDLISIDCGAIVDGWHGDAAISVVVGGRSAARPEDLELIEATEDSMWAGIAALAAGDSLYAVGAAVEDSVVAAGERDGREYGIVEDYVGHGIGTEMHQDPQVPNYRVRDRGPTVRTGVTVAIEPMVTLGRPDTRVLQDDWTVVTTDGSRAAHWENTVAVTEGGLWVLTALDGGQERLEAAGAAYAPLA; from the coding sequence ATGTTCGGTCGGTCGCGTATCGAGACCAAGACTCCCGACCAGGTCCTGCACATGCGCAGGGCCGGTCTGGTGGTCGGGCAGACCCTGCAGCTGATGGCCCAGACGGTCCGTCCCGGCATGAGCACCAAGCAGCTCGACGAGCTCGCCGAGGAGCACATCCGCGGGTGCGGGGCCGTGCCGTCGTTCCTCGGCTACCACGGCTTCACGGGCAGCCTCTGCACGTCGGTCAACGAGGAGGTCGTCCATGGCATCCCGGGCTCGCGCGTGCTGGCCGAGGGTGACCTCATCTCGATCGACTGCGGTGCCATCGTCGACGGCTGGCACGGTGACGCGGCCATCTCGGTCGTCGTCGGCGGTCGTTCGGCGGCCCGCCCCGAGGATCTCGAGCTGATCGAGGCCACCGAGGACTCCATGTGGGCGGGCATCGCCGCGCTCGCCGCCGGGGACTCCCTGTATGCCGTGGGTGCGGCGGTCGAGGACAGCGTGGTCGCCGCGGGGGAGCGCGACGGTCGCGAGTACGGCATCGTCGAGGACTACGTCGGCCACGGCATCGGCACCGAGATGCACCAGGACCCGCAGGTCCCGAACTACCGGGTCCGGGACAGGGGTCCGACGGTCCGCACCGGGGTGACCGTGGCCATCGAGCCGATGGTCACCCTCGGCAGGCCGGACACCCGGGTGCTCCAGGATGACTGGACCGTGGTGACCACTGACGGGTCCCGGGCCGCGCACTGGGAGAACACCGTGGCGGTCACTGAAGGCGGCCTGTGGGTCCTCACCGCGCTCGACGGCGGCCAGGAGCGGCTGGAAGCCGCCGGCGCGGCATACGCCCCCCTCGCCTGA
- the secY gene encoding preprotein translocase subunit SecY, with the protein MLTAFTRAFKTPDLRRKLLFTLGIVLVFRLGSHVPVPGVSYSAVQNCLKNADNTTGVLGLANLFSGGALLQLSIFALGIMPYITASIIIQLLTVVIPRFEALKKEGQQGQTKMTQYTRYLTIGLAILQSSTLITFAQNPQALFGARCTTILPDGSITTLVIMVLTMTAGTGVVMWLGELVTDKGIGNGMSLLIFTSIASSFPSSLWAIEQQQGRWDVFIGVILLGFLIIALVVFVEQSQRRIPVQYAKRQVGRQMYGGTSTYIPLKVNMAGVIPVIFASSLLALPSLVAQFNRSATGNQAAWVTWVQENLVRGDHPIYMMLYVGLILFFTFFYVSITFNPTEVADNMKRYGGFIPGIRAGRPTAEYLDYVLTRITVPGAIYLGLISLIPLIALVLVGANQNFPFGGTSILIIVGVGLETVKQIESQLQQRHYEGFLR; encoded by the coding sequence GTGCTCACCGCCTTCACCCGTGCGTTCAAGACGCCGGACCTGCGCAGGAAGCTGCTGTTCACCCTCGGCATCGTGCTCGTGTTCCGGCTGGGCAGCCACGTGCCGGTGCCGGGCGTCAGCTATAGCGCGGTGCAGAACTGCCTCAAGAACGCCGACAACACCACCGGCGTGCTGGGGCTGGCCAACCTGTTCAGCGGTGGCGCCCTCCTGCAGCTGTCGATCTTCGCGCTGGGGATCATGCCGTACATCACGGCGAGCATCATCATCCAGCTGCTCACCGTCGTCATCCCGCGGTTCGAGGCCCTCAAGAAGGAGGGCCAGCAGGGCCAGACGAAGATGACGCAGTACACGCGCTACCTCACCATCGGCCTGGCGATCCTGCAGTCCTCGACGCTGATCACCTTCGCCCAGAACCCCCAGGCGCTCTTCGGCGCCCGGTGCACGACGATCCTGCCCGACGGCTCGATCACCACCCTGGTCATCATGGTCCTCACCATGACGGCTGGCACTGGCGTGGTCATGTGGCTCGGCGAGCTCGTCACCGACAAGGGCATCGGCAACGGCATGTCCCTGCTGATCTTCACCTCGATCGCCAGCTCCTTCCCGAGCTCGCTGTGGGCGATCGAGCAGCAGCAGGGCCGCTGGGACGTCTTCATCGGCGTGATCCTGCTCGGGTTCCTGATCATCGCGCTGGTTGTGTTCGTCGAGCAGAGCCAGCGCCGCATCCCGGTGCAGTACGCCAAGCGTCAGGTCGGCCGCCAGATGTACGGCGGCACCTCGACCTACATCCCCCTCAAGGTCAACATGGCGGGCGTGATCCCCGTGATCTTCGCCTCGTCCCTGCTCGCGCTGCCCTCGCTCGTGGCACAGTTCAACCGGTCGGCCACGGGCAACCAGGCGGCCTGGGTGACCTGGGTCCAGGAGAACCTGGTGCGCGGCGACCACCCGATCTACATGATGCTCTACGTCGGGCTGATCCTGTTCTTCACGTTCTTCTACGTGTCGATCACGTTCAACCCCACCGAGGTCGCCGACAACATGAAGCGGTACGGCGGCTTCATCCCAGGTATTCGCGCCGGGCGACCCACGGCCGAGTACCTCGACTACGTGCTCACCCGCATCACCGTCCCAGGGGCCATCTACCTCGGCCTCATCTCGCTGATCCCGCTCATCGCACTGGTGCTCGTCGGGGCCAACCAGAACTTCCCGTTCGGTGGCACCTCCATCCTCATCATCGTCGGTGTGGGCCTGGAGACCGTGAAGCAGATCGAGTCCCAGCTGCAGCAGCGCCATTACGAAGGGTTCCTCCGCTGA
- the rpsM gene encoding 30S ribosomal protein S13, with product MARLVGVDLPREKRVEVALTYIFGVGRTRSQQALAATGVSPDVRVRDLTDEDLVKLRDYLETNVKHEGDLRREIAADIRRKVEIGSYEGLRHRRGLPVRGQRTKTNARTRKGPKRTVAGKKKVGK from the coding sequence ATGGCACGTCTTGTCGGTGTTGACCTGCCGCGCGAAAAGCGCGTCGAGGTCGCTCTCACCTACATTTTCGGAGTGGGTCGCACCCGCTCCCAGCAGGCGCTGGCCGCCACGGGCGTGAGCCCGGACGTCCGCGTCCGCGACCTCACGGACGAGGACCTGGTCAAGCTCCGTGACTACCTCGAGACCAACGTCAAGCACGAGGGTGACCTCCGTCGCGAGATCGCCGCCGACATCCGCCGCAAGGTCGAGATCGGCTCCTACGAGGGCCTGCGTCACCGCCGTGGCCTTCCGGTGCGCGGTCAGCGCACCAAGACCAACGCGCGCACCCGCAAGGGCCCGAAGCGCACCGTCGCCGGCAAGAAGAAGGTTGGTAAGTAA
- a CDS encoding adenylate kinase, whose protein sequence is MRLIILGPPGAGKGTQAATIAESFGIPAISTGDIFRANIKNETELGKQVKDILASGGYVTDDITNAIVRDRLFEEDAERGFLLDGYPRTAAQVDALDAILAEHGHKLEMVLELTVDEDAVVERLLKRAETEGRDDDTEDVIRERQAIYRRETAPLTELYAARGLLRQVDGMGSVDEVFSRISEALEGVARS, encoded by the coding sequence ATGCGTCTGATCATTCTGGGGCCGCCCGGTGCCGGCAAGGGCACGCAGGCCGCCACGATCGCCGAGTCCTTCGGCATCCCCGCCATCTCCACCGGCGACATCTTCCGCGCCAACATCAAGAACGAGACCGAGCTGGGCAAGCAGGTCAAGGACATCCTCGCCTCGGGTGGCTACGTCACCGACGACATCACCAACGCGATCGTCCGCGACCGGTTGTTCGAGGAGGACGCCGAGCGGGGCTTCCTGCTCGACGGCTACCCGCGCACGGCGGCCCAGGTCGACGCCCTCGACGCGATCCTCGCCGAGCACGGCCACAAGCTCGAGATGGTGCTCGAGCTCACCGTCGACGAGGACGCCGTGGTCGAGCGCCTGCTCAAGCGGGCCGAGACCGAGGGGCGCGACGACGACACCGAGGACGTGATCCGCGAGCGCCAGGCGATCTACCGTCGCGAGACCGCTCCGCTGACCGAGCTCTACGCTGCCCGTGGCCTGCTCCGGCAGGTTGACGGCATGGGGTCGGTCGACGAGGTCTTCAGCCGGATCTCCGAGGCGCTCGAAGGGGTTGCTCGATCCTGA
- the rpsD gene encoding 30S ribosomal protein S4, whose translation MARYTGPITKKSRRLKVDLVGGDKNFELRPFPPGQHGRRRMQEKEYLTQLQEKQKARFTYGVMEKQFRGYYEEASRRSGKTGETLLQILESRLDNVVYRAGLARTRRAARQLVTHGHFEVNGRRVDVPSYRVEQYDIITVRAKSVNTFPIELARQTFGDRPTPAWLQVVPGTLQILIHQLPVREQIDTILTEQLIVELYSKN comes from the coding sequence ATGGCCCGTTACACCGGACCCATCACCAAGAAGTCGCGTCGCCTCAAGGTCGACCTGGTCGGCGGCGACAAGAACTTCGAGCTCCGCCCGTTCCCGCCCGGCCAGCACGGCCGTCGCCGGATGCAGGAGAAGGAGTACCTCACCCAGCTGCAGGAGAAGCAGAAGGCCCGCTTCACCTACGGCGTCATGGAGAAGCAGTTCCGCGGGTACTACGAGGAGGCTTCGCGCCGCTCGGGCAAGACCGGTGAGACCCTGCTGCAGATCCTCGAGTCCCGCCTGGACAACGTGGTCTACCGCGCCGGCCTGGCCCGCACCCGTCGTGCGGCTCGCCAGCTGGTGACGCACGGCCACTTCGAGGTCAACGGCCGCCGCGTGGACGTCCCGTCCTACCGCGTCGAGCAGTACGACATCATCACCGTTCGCGCCAAGTCCGTGAACACCTTCCCGATCGAGCTGGCCCGTCAGACCTTCGGCGACCGCCCCACCCCGGCCTGGCTCCAGGTCGTCCCGGGCACGCTGCAGATCCTGATCCACCAGCTGCCCGTGCGTGAGCAGATCGACACGATCCTCACCGAGCAGCTGATCGTGGAGCTCTACTCGAAGAACTGA
- the rpsK gene encoding 30S ribosomal protein S11, which produces MPPKARTAGAKKVRRKEKKNIAHGHAHIKSTFNNTIISITDPAGAVIAWASAGQVGFKGSRKSTPFAAQMAAEAAARRAMEHGMRKVDVFVKGPGSGRETAIRSLTATGLEVGAISDVTPSPHNGVRPPKRRRV; this is translated from the coding sequence ATGCCTCCCAAGGCTCGCACTGCCGGCGCCAAGAAGGTGCGCCGCAAGGAAAAGAAGAACATCGCCCACGGGCACGCTCACATCAAGAGCACCTTCAACAACACCATCATCTCGATCACGGACCCCGCTGGTGCCGTCATTGCCTGGGCCTCCGCCGGCCAGGTCGGCTTCAAGGGTTCGCGCAAGTCCACGCCGTTCGCCGCGCAGATGGCCGCCGAGGCTGCTGCCCGCCGCGCGATGGAGCACGGCATGCGCAAGGTCGATGTCTTCGTCAAGGGTCCGGGTTCTGGTCGCGAGACCGCGATCCGCTCCCTGACCGCCACCGGCCTCGAGGTCGGTGCGATCAGCGACGTCACCCCCTCGCCGCACAACGGTGTCCGCCCCCCCAAGCGCCGTCGCGTCTGA